The following nucleotide sequence is from Deltaproteobacteria bacterium.
TCGGGTCGTGACGACGAGGAGCAGCGACGTGCCGGCGACCGCGGCGGCCAGAGATGCGAGCAGGATGCCGACCTTGGCGGCGCCGTGGGCGCTCTCGGGGAGGGCGAGGCCGGCGATGAAGAGCGCCATGGTGAAGCCGATGCCGGCGAGGACGCCGCCTCCGAGCACCGCCGGCCAGCCGACGCCGTCGGGCAGCCGCGCCAGGCCGGCGCGGACGGCGAGCCAGCTCGCACCGGCCACACCGAGCGGCTTGCCGAGCACGAGACCCGCGGCGACCGCGAGCGCGACCGGATC
It contains:
- a CDS encoding Na+/H+ antiporter NhaA, producing AGAARAARVRLVRHAVRESVSPLEYLERLLHPWVGFVVMPVFALANAGVTVTLADLRDPVALAVAAGLVLGKPLGVAGASWLAVRAGLARLPDGVGWPAVLGGGVLAGIGFTMALFIAGLALPESAHGAAKVGILLASLAAAVAGTSLLLVVTTRPLPPTRPTPA